ACTAAGCGAACGCCCTCCGCGCGTGACTCTCGGAGGATTCGGATTCCATTGATCGTAATGAAGACCTTGACTGACACCTTAGCGTCTGATCACGTAAACAATGTCTGTGTTATCTGAACAGGTTTGCTACTCGACACATCCTAgtgaaactgttttttttctctaatGACGTGTGCGTTCGCGTGCCTGTAACCTAGGCAATTTCTTGACAATAGCTATGAAGGTAAACAGCTCGATATCCGGCAGGCTAATATCCGTTATAATTTCTATTGCAAATGTCATCACGCTGAGATGTTTTTTCCTTAATCGCCCTATGCTGTCACGAGCGCGTAAGCCTTCAATGACCGATTTATGTCCTAAGATCACGATCAATAAATGCCACGAATTCGTAGTTTGTACCTAATAGgtatgaaattaaatggtactcaaacaaatactttttaaacaatgtaatGTCGAAGATAATAATACAGTTGCACtttaaatgcttaaaaattCCCCAAGATAGATTGATTTCGATTTACGTAATGTTGAGTGAATAAATTGTCATAATGTTCAGAAATTCGATATCTAGTCATGCGGCGGTCGCTACGTCCCTTGTCGTCACATCAGAGGTCAATGGTGCTTTGATACGGGTGATATCATTActattttttgcaaaataaaattatttcatgctTTATTAACGTTTTGTTGCGTAGTATTCTaaagaatgttataaaaatatatacttaactttttaactatattttatatttatggattCTTATAGCGACCTATTCAAGTAACGAATTCAACGTTAGCTTCTGAGAATAGATTCAGTGCATGAGTCAAACGTACTGAATTACAGCTATAAGTTTAGCTGTACTAAGCGTATTACttcgaatattaataaaccgCAATTAGACAAAATACAATCACAaaatgaaggaaaacatcctGGAATACAGCTGTGGGTAATTACAATGAATCAGATGAACTTTTCAACAAGGTAGTGAGGTATAACGACAAACGTTCACGGTATTTCCTGATCAGTTCTTCCAGGAATATGCTCAATCATttagcttttaataaaatgattaagcACTCACCTCTGTAATTCTTCTGGTCCAATATTGTGGATAATTTTCTAGGTGGGATTTCTGAACTGCGGCCGAGTAACGCTTGGAGGCAGTCCGGGTTATTTCTCTCTACTGCTAAGTGGAACGGCGTGCTGCCCGTGTGGTCTCTAATGCCCAGTGCGGCGCCAGCTCGTACGAGCATCCTCGTAACAACCGCATGACCAGCTAGCACTGCTAGATGCAGGGCCGTGTGACCATAGTCGTTGGGGATGTCGAGCCACGCTTTGTCTGGACACACCCTGATGAGTGTGCCCACTGATTTCTCACAGCCATGGACTGCAGCAATGTGGAGTTGTCTGCAATTATGAGAATTGGTTTTAGTTATGTGTTTTGCCTTGCTAATGTTACTCAAAAGgagagattatttttttaggagCGGTATGCGATTTATAACAGTATGCTGCTAATGGTACATATGACAtgcttcaattattaaaagcgcctagtatttcaattttatacaatattaagaGTGAAACAttacaattgtaatatttaggtTAGTGCattgtatgaatatataaaattattagagtttaaattggaattaatataaaagttagctataaattatattgtgagGTGTGTGACGGGAAAATATCTTCATCTGTTAGATTTTCTATCTCAAATAGATGCTCCGAATCTGAGATTtaccatatatattataccaacTCATATATACACCTAATGTTTGTAAAATCATAAAAGATTGTAGCATGATGTTGGGTTTTCCACATTATTTGCTCATTGGCTCTACAGGGAACCAAGAGCAGGTAAAAAAACCCAATGTtatgtgtatatgttatagtaatattaacaTAGTTATGTTTGTGTAAATTAAACTGTAATTAGCCTAATAGCCTTGAGGTGGGAAATAATGATTTGTGTTAAGAATGTTATAATGAACACATAGTATTTGTTGTACATAAATTGGAAGaacttttaaattgaataagatTAAGAATTAAAGTTAACATGTCCAGAGAGTAGTTATGTAGATCCACTACAATAGAGTTAATGAATCTCTgtatcgttaaaaaaaaaactaggaaactaaacataaataagtaagGCCTTTaacaatagtaataaaatcaCTGCTAAATGCAACCATaaacataatgtataaattaacatatattcaattacattCCTTCTATCAAGCATTAGGAACAAAGAAAGTATGATAAAAGAACTAtcagtaatttattatctatttactttataataaagtatataaatttataaaaagcattcaTTGCAACAATGCCAATAATTTAagcaaaacaaacatttattgtagtaatcattatttaaagtaactaatgtatcatttaaattaaaccaatCAAAAGCCTATGACAGTTATCTCTATCTAGCAACTTCTTTATGGTTGTAATAAACGCTATTTGTTCCTGTTCATGTGAGAATAAAGTGACAGTCTAGTGATGGTGATGCTAAGCATacatgacatttaaaaataatagtacatTTTCACTGTATTACGACAATTCTGTATGTgtgttatatcaaaatttattaaataattgtaaaattaatatgctttgtaataattttaagattttaattcaaattgttgAAGTTAATATACTTCAATTCAACTAATAATTAGTGTTTACTCACAACtggcataaaaataaaataaaaaattaggatttcaaaaatatctcgtatttttgcatatatatatgttatttatttatttatttacactttatagTGCTGGCATACATAACACATCCTgaaaaaaatgtctcaaaaCTAAACCAGCACAGCGGGTGGCCTGatcactaaagagtgatctcttcTAGGCaaccaaattatatttactgtaAGTACTCAGAACACTCATGGAAATGTAACATAACAGTATTTTATAAgccaattacatatatatattttttttttgtgtatgttagacaatattttttgtctctCATAATGGCTAAAGAGGCTTAGCTATAAATTTATCCAGTACCATACTatataatgcatttaataatttattgaacctacaaatgttatatatgcAACATATTGATcagtgaataaaataacaatttaaacagttgtattttgataataaacacaaagaGCAGGATACAAGGCAGGTTCTGAATGATTCCCAGACACATTTAAGCAATTTGGATTtaaccaaaaataatatatttaattttgttagtatggatattatttatcttcatAGCTCTGTTATCTTGAAGATATAGTTGCAATATATTACTTaagcaatgttattttattgctaacaAGACAAATTCCTACCATGAAAAGATACAAATCTACACAATTTGTTGATAATAAGTTTATGGTGATAAGGTTGGCATTGGAAGTTGCTAACTCTTGCTAAGGCAGTGCTTTATGGCTCTTCACACACTTACAAGTATTTCTAGTGTTTAAAGTATCtcttcaaacataaaaacaacattatatttgcaataaagAATGTTAAATTAGTTTCTAAAAGctaaacaatttcaatatgaTAGGTACTATGATTATAGCGTCCAAGGCCATCaaactacaaaaacaaaatcttcaaGTCTTTTGTAACATAGTAACCAGTCTACCATATTCCAGATGTTAGCATTACTTGTACCAGATAAAGATATGTGGAACTTACGTGTCTCCGTCATCATCCTGTTGAAATAATATGGCGAGGGGTGGGATGTCTTGTGGCTTCTCGTTTCCAATTATAATTAGAGGCGGCTGGGCTACTGGCGTAGAATCGCTTAAATTCACACTTGAAAGACGCTCCGATAAACATAAATCTAAACCACTATCTAAGTCCACTGTATCACTGATCACATTTTTGTCACTACTCTCCTTTGGTGCTTCATTTTTGGGCTCCTCTACTGGGTCAAATTCTTCAGACACCAGCTGTTCACTCAGAGGCCCGGACAGAAAACCCGAATCTGTGTTTTCATCCTCGTGAATCTTTGTATCGAAAACTTTCTTGGCACTCATTTTGAATAACActttaattctaataaatcACGAAAGAAATCAAAATCCGTATATCACTTAGTATTAGCACCGACACACTagcatgtttaaaattatgaatttatttacgtCAACATAAAAACAACCATCGCACTAACCACTCGCAAATGCAATGCAAGAAAATTAGTTTAGTGAATATGAAGCAGAGTTGTACACGGgagaaatgaaatgaatgaatgattgCAAAACTTTGCTAACGCCTGAGAAGACGATACAccaaattaacttttattgcAACCACATAAAGTTCATGTTTAAACGCtatatttatcatacaaaTCAACAATGTTGCGTAGAAGGAATTTTCCCATTAATCGGATACACGTACTAAATCGATTTATCAAGATAGCGTATTGCAAAGACTGTATACgttcacttatttattaagtgcATTGAAAATGCTCATTAAAATCATTGTGGAtaacgtaaaaataaacagtttttaaaagaCAGACATGAGTCAtggaagttttattttatggtatgtatataataattctgtGGTTATCAAATTCTAATATTAAGTATCGTTACTAAAAGGGATTTGGgaatcatataatttatagctcTTGATCTTATACGGAGATCTTATAAAGAGTCTTTTTTGCAGATAGGTAATagtaattatcatttttgtaaattttgcaTGATTGAATCTTTGGATTGAATGTAGAAAGAAAATGTAGTATGTCTTTTGCAAGCAGGCAAAGGCTCTAATACGTATAGCACAgagtatttattcatacagCAACAAAATGGCATCACCGGAATTTTGACAGAGGTCaacatttagtttaaaattttgacgTCTGTCAATTGTTTGTTaacaaagtttattttgttttgaacttttaaaaatatttactagaaaaacaaactaatttcatgtttaaaaacatatattttttatatttaaactttcatTGTCTTTAAAGagcctataaataataatttaatataaaatgtttggtGAAAAAGTAATAGAACTGCTGAAAGAATCTGAAAGAAATCGAGAGACACTAGACCAGTACAATGTAAGAGACTTGttattttgaacatttatttattagtaaagatctcaaaataaatatttatgttaaataataaaaattcattccgatcttttgtttttcatttacagGACGAAAAAATACGGCAGATCATAGAAGAAAtgcatgttttattcaaactgAACATGAATGATGCGTAAGTATCTATCATTATGTGGagtcttaataaaattatttaaacattaagtaaaattttcatggtGGGTACTCCTCAATTATTTGGATAAACTgagatatttttctataaccTTAATTGTGGCTAATCTCCTGACCTTGTTTCTTATTAATTCCTTCACCCTAATTTCAGCAATGCaacaacagaaaataaatctCTATGGACAACTGTTCAAGTAAGGCATTCAGCACTAGAGCGCAATAAAAGATGCTTGCTAGCCTATCTGTATGACCGGATGGACAAGATTAAAACATTGAGGTGGGAATTTGGTTCTGTCCTGCCACCAGACATCAGAGAACTATTATCAGATAGTGAATATGAGTGGTTTTCtaaatattcaacaaatttAGCTTCTTATATGAGGTCTTTGGGACAAGAAATAGGCTACAGCGGTATAGATCTAACAGAAAACTTACGGCCTCCAAAATCTCTCTTTATAGAGGTACTCTGTGTAGCCGATTATGGTAAATTGGAATTAGAAGATGGTGATGTTATATTGTTGAAAAAGAATAGCAGACACTTCTTACCTACATCTGAATGTCAAACTCTTATTAGGCAAggaattttgaaacaaataacttaattctaaatatattctgTGATTATAGTAGTAATAGAAATGATGGttttggtaaataatattattgagtgTGAgagttttattttggaaaGATCGATGAAGATAATTATGAAgtgtaaaatttgtaataataagcataattaaatcttattaaatatatttttataaaaaattaaaattatcgttgttatttaataaacttattgttattatgtaattaacatATAGTATAGACattgttaaaaacattcaaGGAATTGCGAACTTCCGTGGAAATTTGCAATGTCTGCTGTAATACCAAACCTTATGCAGCCAGCATCTGAAACTCGCATTTGCACCAATACACAAAATGCAGAATCCAGTTTAAAAATGACATTTGCAAATGTCA
Above is a genomic segment from Zerene cesonia ecotype Mississippi chromosome 19, Zerene_cesonia_1.1, whole genome shotgun sequence containing:
- the LOC119834713 gene encoding NF-kappa-B inhibitor cactus-like; protein product: MSAKKVFDTKIHEDENTDSGFLSGPLSEQLVSEEFDPVEEPKNEAPKESSDKNVISDTVDLDSGLDLCLSERLSSVNLSDSTPVAQPPLIIIGNEKPQDIPPLAILFQQDDDGDTQLHIAAVHGCEKSVGTLIRVCPDKAWLDIPNDYGHTALHLAVLAGHAVVTRMLVRAGAALGIRDHTGSTPFHLAVERNNPDCLQALLGRSSEIPPRKLSTILDQKNYRGQTCVHLAASAGHVKLIQMLVYYGADINAMEGLAGWTPLHIAAQRGDAPLVKHLLERCPGVSRDARDYAGRTARRVARRAAADLLRRDAEDDSDSEDDMYDSDGDVESFFISNFCQSQMSPINVA
- the LOC119834714 gene encoding DNA replication complex GINS protein PSF1-like; the encoded protein is MFGEKVIELLKESERNRETLDQYNDEKIRQIIEEMHVLFKLNMNDANATTENKSLWTTVQVRHSALERNKRCLLAYLYDRMDKIKTLRWEFGSVLPPDIRELLSDSEYEWFSKYSTNLASYMRSLGQEIGYSGIDLTENLRPPKSLFIEVLCVADYGKLELEDGDVILLKKNSRHFLPTSECQTLIRQGILKQIT